A region from the Aquila chrysaetos chrysaetos chromosome 15, bAquChr1.4, whole genome shotgun sequence genome encodes:
- the MYO1A gene encoding unconventional myosin-Ia, protein MEATNSLLDAAAVGDLVLLDPLTEESLLHTLQERFRRSDIYTYIGNVVISVNPYRSLPIYTPEKVQEYHNCNFFAVRPHIYAIADDAYRSLRDRDRDQCILITGESGAGKTEASKLVMSYVAAVCSKGEEVDKVKEQLLQSNPVLEAFGNAKTVRNDNSSRFGKYMDVEFDFKGEPLGGVISNYLLEKSRIVRHVKGERNFHIFYQLLAGGSVQQLQQLKLRQDCRHYGYLNRESSGLPGMDDAANFHATQDAMRIIGFSPTEVTALLEVTAVVLKLGNVQLSSSYQASGMEACSIAEPQELQEICELIGLDPGRLERALCSRTVKARDETVLTTLSVPQGYYGRDALAKNIYSRLFDWLVNRINTSIQVKPGKQRKVMGVLDIYGFEIFQDNGFEQFIINYCNEKLQQIFILMTLKEEQEEYVREGIQWTPVEFFDNSIICNLIENSKCGILAMLDEECLRPGVVNEDTFLIKLNQLFATHKHYESKETQNARRVMDASLPPQCFRIHHYAGKVTYNVTGFIEKNNDLLFRDLSQAMWAAQHALLRSLFPEGDPQKVSLKLPPTAGFQFKASVATLMKNLYSKNPNYIRCIKPNETKTAMLFTPELVLAQIRYLGLMENVRVRRAGYAFRQLYGPFLERYKMLSPRTWPRWAGSDRDGAEVLLAELAFPPEELAFGHTKIFIRSPRTLFDLERQRQERVVQLATLIQKTFRGWRCRMHYQRMRKSQIIISAWFRGHMQKNKYKQMKRSALIIQAHVRGWKSRRLLRELKFQCHRHAAAATIVAYWRGYQVRRAYRRYFRAGASARLANFIYRRLVQKFLVSLGRNLPPLVVTDRTWPPAPYKFLADANQELRSIFYHWKCKKYREQLTPQRRALLQAKLCASELFKDKKTLYSKSLQQPFQGEYLGLTQNPKYQKLHAVAKDKLVMADTVRKVNRASGKTVPRLLLLTTEHLVLADPKAAQPKTVLSLGDIRSVSVTRFSDGFLALHLKETSTGGAKGDFLLVSDHLIELITRLHQTLMDTTAQALPLHITDQFSTRFQKGDVAVTVVESAKTGSNVPVCKKRGSHKMEVLVH, encoded by the exons ATGGAAGCTACCAACTCGCTGCTGGATGCCGCGGCAGTTGGGGACCTGGTGCTGCTGGACCCGCTGACCGAGGAGTCGCTGCTCCATACCCTGCAGGAGCGCTTCCGCCGCAGCGACATCTAC ACGTACATCGGGAACGTGGTCATCTCAGTGAACCCCTACCGGTCCCTGCCCATCTACACCCCCGAGAAGGTGCAGGAGTACCACAACTGCAACTTCTTCGCTGTGAGGCCCCACAT cTATGCCATCGCCGACGATGCCTACCGCTCGCTGCGGGACCGGGACAGGGACCAGTGCATCCTCATCACTGGCGAGAGTGGGGCCGGCAAGACAG AGGCCAGCAAGCTGGTGATGTCCTACGTGGCGGCTGTGTGCAGcaaaggggaggaggtggacaAGGTGaaggagcagctcctgcagtCCAACCCTGTGCTGGAGG CCTTTGGAAATGCCAAGACTGTCCGCAATGACAACTCCTCCCGATTT GGCAAGTACATGGACGTGGAGTTCGACTTCAAGGGGGAGCCCCTGGGAGGGGTCATTAGCAACT ACTTGCTGGAGAAATCCCGCATCGTCCGGCACGTGAAGGGCGAGAGGAATTTCCACATCTTCTACCAGCTCCTAGCCGGGGGCTCAGTGCAGCAGCTCC AGCAGCTGAAGCTCCGCCAGGACTGCCGGCACTACGGCTACCTGAACCGGGAGAGCTCTGGCCTGCCCGGCATGGATGATGCGGCCAACTTCCATGCCACGCAG GATGCCATGAGGATCATCGGCTTCTCGCCCACCGAGGTGACAGCGCTGCTGGAGGTGACGGCAGTGGTGCTCAAGCTGGGCAAcgtgcagctgagcagcagctacCAGGCCAGCGGGATGGAGGCCTGCAGCATCGCTGAACCACAGG agctgcaggagaTCTGCGAGCTGATCGGGCTGGACCCTGGCAGGCTGGAGCGGGCGCTGTGCTCCCGCACAGTGAAGGCACGGGACGAGACGGTGCTCACCACCCTCAGCGTCCCCCAG GGCTACTACGGCCGGGACGCGCTGGCCAAGAACATCTACAGCCGTCTCTTCGACTGGCTGGTGAACCGCATCAACACCAGCATCCAG GTGAAGCCAGGCAAGCAGAGGAAGGTGATGGGCGTCCTGGATATCTACGGCTTTGAGATCTTCCAG GACAACGGCTTTGAGCAGTTCATCATCAACTACTGCAACGAGAAGCTGCAGCAGATCTTCATCCTGATGACCCtgaaggaggagcaggaggaataTGTCCGAGAG GGCATCCAGTGGACCCCGGTGGAGTTTTTTGACAACAGCATCATCTGCAACTTGATCGAGAAC AGCAAGTGTGGGATCCTGGCCATGCTGGACGAGGAGTGCCTACGGCCCGGTGTGGTCAATGAAGACACCTTCCTCATCAAGCTGAACCAGCTCTTTGCCACCCACAAGCACTACGAAAGCAAGGAGACACAGAACGCCCGGCGCGTCATGGATGCCAGCTTGCCGCCACAATGCTTCCGCATCCACCACTACGCTGGCAAG GTGACCTACAACGTGACGGGCTTCATCGAGAAGAACAATGACCTGCTCTTCCGTGACCTCTCGCAGGCCATGTGGGCCGCCCAGCACGCGCTGCTGCGCTCCCTCTTCCCCGAGGGAGACCCCCAGAAGGTCTCCCTCAAGCTGCCCCCCACCGCCGGCTTCCAGTTCAAGGCCTCGGTGGCGACGCTGATGAAGAACCTCTACTCCAAGAACCCCAACTACATAAG GTGCATCAAGCCCAATGAGACCAAAACGGCAATGCTCTTCACGCCGGAGCTGGTGCTGGCGCAGATCCGGTACCTGGGGCTGATGGAGAACGTGCGGGTACGGCGGGCGGGCTACGCCTTCCGCCAGCTCTACGGCCCCTTCCTGGAGCGCTACAAGATGCTCAGCCCCCGGACGTGGCCCCGCTGGGCTGGCAGCGACAG GGATGGAGCCgaggtgctgctggcagagctggcgTTCCCACCCGAGGAGCTGGCATTCGGCCACACCAAGATCTTCATCCGCTCGCCACGCACC CTCTTTGACCTGGAGAGGCAGCGCCAGGAGCGCGTGGTCCAGCTTGCCACCCTGATCCAGAAGACGTTTCGGGGCTGGCGGTGCCGGATGCATTACCAGCGGATGCGCAAGAGCCAGATCATCATCTCCGCCTGGTTCCGGGGCCACATG CAAAAGAACAAGTACAAGCAGATGAAGCGGTCGGCGCTGATCATCCAGGCACACGTGCGGGGTTGGAAG TCTCGCCGGCTCCTCCGGGAGCTGAAGTTCCAGTGCCACCGTCACGCAGCCGCCGCCACCATCGTCGCTTACTGGAGAGGGTACCAG GTCCGCAGGGCGTACAGGAGGTATTTCCGTGCTGGAGCCAGCGCCCGCCTGGCCAACTTCATCTACCGGCGGCTg GTGCAGAAGTTCCTGGTGAGCCTGGGAAGGAACCTCCCGCCACTGGTGGTGACAGACCGGACCTGGCCCCCCGCGCCATACAAGTTCCTGGCCGACGCCAACCAGGAGCTGAGGAGCATCTTCTACCACTGGAAG TGCAAGAAGTACCGGGAGCAGCTGACACCGCAGCgcagggctctgctgcaggcCAAGCTCTGCGCCAGCGAGCTCTTCAAGGACAAGAAGACGCTCTACTCCAAaag cctgcagcagcccttCCAAGGCGAGTACCTGGGGCTGACGCAGAACCCTAAGTACCAGAAGCTCCATGCTGTGGCCAAGGACAAGCTGGTGATGGCCGACACTGTGAGGAAGGTGAACAGAGCCAGCGGCAAG ACGGTCCCGcgcctgctgctgctcaccaCCGAGCACCTGGTCCTGGCCGACCCCAAGGCCGCCCAGCCCAAGACCGTGCTCAGCCTGGGCGACATCCGCAGCGTCTCTGTCACCCGCTTCTCCGATGGCTTCCTGGCCCTGCACCTCAAGGAG aCCTCCACAGGGGGAGCCAAGGGCGACTTCTTGCTTGTCAGCGACCACCTCATCGAGCTCATCACCCGCCTGCACCAGACCCTCATGGACACCACTGCCCAGGCCCTGCCCCTGCACATCACCGACCa gttcTCCACCCGCTTCCAGAAGGGCGATGTGGCCGTCACCGTGGTGGAGTCGGCCAAGACGGGCAGCAACGTCCCCGTCTGCAAGAAGCGGGGCAGCCACAAGATGGAGGTCCTGGTCCACTGA